DNA sequence from the Bradyrhizobium sp. CIAT3101 genome:
GGACCGGTTGTCGCCAGATACTGAGCTGAATCTTGTTCCGATTTGGTGAGGAAAGCCCCGGCCTGGCCGGGGTTTTCTGTTTCGACGCTCAGGCGCCGTGCAAGGCGAGCAGACGCGCCAGCGCAGGCAGGATCTTGTAGCGGGCGATCTCGTGCGGATATTCGCCGCGATTGGCGAGCAGCACGATGCCGATCCGGTGCGCAGGCACCAGGCCGATATAGCCAGAGGCGTTGTTGAGGCCACCGGGCTTGTCGACGACGGTGACGCCGGGAAGGTGCACGGTCTCCCAGGCCATGGCTTGGCCGAACGTGGCCTGCTCGAACTTTTGGTCGACGTGGAAACTCTCGTGCTGTGTCATGCGCAGCGCCTCGCGCAGGTGTGGATCGATTGAGCGGCCATCGGCGTTCGCTGCAACGAAGGTCGCAAGCTCCCGTGCGGACGAGAACATCTGGCCGGTGCCGGGGAAGTCGAAATAGCTCTGCTGGTTGCCGACCGGGCCGATGGCCGTGCCCTGGTCGGAATAGCCCTGCACAACGCGTCGCATGGCAGCGTCATCCATGATCGCGCGGTTGTCCGGTCCACGTTCGGGAATGGATGTGGCGTGCATGCCGAGCGGCGTGAGGATGCGGCTCTCGATCAATCTTGCGACCGGCGCGCGATAGCAGCCCTCGAGCACGAGCTGAAGCAGCACGTAGCCGGCGTGACTGTAGATGCGCTGCTTGCCGGGGGCGACGCCCGCGGGCGGCGCGAAGGCGTTGAGCATCGCGATGAATTGCGCCTGCGAGTAGGACTCGTTCGGCCAGGGCGGGTGATCGGTCGGTAGCAGCAGGCCCGAGGTGTGCGTCGCGAGCTCGCCCACGGTGACCCGGCGGATATAGTCGCCGTCGAGCTCCGGCAGATATTTCGGCAGGGGATCGTCGAGCCGCAGCTCGCCGCGGAGCGTGCCGAGCGCCACCAACGTCGCCTCGAACGGTTTTCTCAGGGATGCGAGGTTGAACAGCGTGTCCGGCGTCACCGGCCGCCTGGTGGCGTCGTCTGCGAAGCCGTAGGTGAAGAATTCGATGTGACGGCCGGCGTACAGCGCGGCGGCGAGGCCGCCGGGATGGTCTGGCGTTGCGGTCGGCGCAAGCTCGGCGGCGACGATGTCGCGCATTTGCGCGATCATGTCGGAGTCCGCCAATGCGCCGCGTGGCCGGACGAGCGCGGCCGCAAAGGAGCCCAGCGCGGCGCCGGCGAGGGCCCGCCGGGTGATTTGTGGTGAGATGACAATAGGCTGCACGTGCTCTGACGATGGTGATGTGCGCCCCCGCTGACTGTTTTAGTGAGGCGAGGGCGGTCTCCCAATTCACGATTGCGCGTGATGGGTTCCATATCGGAAGAATTACTTAGCTTATGGGCTAACAATCGTTGACGCCGGACCGAGGTGTCTCTATAGTTAGCTATATGGCTAACCAATTACCCCAACTCGACCAGGTCTTCGCAGCGCTCGCCGACCCTACGCGGCGGGCCATCGTGATGCGGCTGTGCGCCGGCGAGGCCTCGGTCGGCGAGCTCGCGGAGCCGTTCGAGATGGCGCTGCCGAGCTTCATGAAACACATCCACGTGCTGGAGCTGAGCGGGCTCGTGCAGTCGGAGAAGTCCGGCCGCGTGCGCACCTGCCGTCTTAGCCCCGAGGCGCTCGTCGGTGCGGAAGATTGGTTCCAGCACCAGCGCGCGATCTGGGAGGCGCGGCTCGACCGGTTCGAGGCTTACGTGCTGAAGCTCAAGCAGGAGAGGGCGGCCGCCAAGCGGCCGTCCAAGAGATCTGACGAGACGACCGAGAAGACCACCAACAAACCAAGCAAACGGAAAGGTACTGAGTGATGTTGAACGCTGCCCTGTCGCAATGGTCGATGGACCGCGAGATCGTGATGTCGCGCGTGATCGATGCGCCGCGCGATCTCGTCTTCGAGGCGTGGTCCGATCCCAAGCATCTGCCGCAATGGTTCGGGCCGAAGGGATTCAAGATCGAGACCTTCGAGATCGACGTGCGCGTCGGCGGCGTCTGGCGCTTCAACATGATCGGACCCGACGGCACGGTCTATCCGAACCGCATGCGCTTCCTCCGCATCGAGCGGCCGTCGTTCATGGAGATGTACCACGGCGATGACCAGGACGATGACCCCGGCATGTTCCGCTTCACCATCACCTTTGCCGAGCAGGCCAACGGCAAGACCGTGCTGATGATGCGGCAGCTGGCAGCGAGCACCGAGCAGCGCGATGGCATGATCGGCTTCGGCGCCGTCGAATACGGCTATCAGACGCTGGACAAGCTTGCGGCCTATGTCGGCGGGCTGAAGAAATAAGGGCCTTGCGTGATTCGGGGGCGCCCTCGACATGGCGTCCCCGAAATCAGCCCGAAAAACGCTGGCGCTTCTGCGGATTATGACAGTGCGCAGGCGAATTATGACAGTGCCGTCACGCAGATTTTTGTCGCGCCGTGCTGCTGATTTATGACAGAATTGCTACCGTTGGATGTCATATTGACTACAGCGGAGCGATTCATGTTGCAGTGGCAGGCAAGGTCAAATCCCCTTGCGTGGTGGTGGGGGTCCCTGACGCTTGTCAGTGCGGCGAACATTCTCGTCTGGTTCATGCTGTACCGCGAGTTCTACCCGACCGTCGCGGGCAGCGTCGGCGGCGGCTCGGATATCGGGCTCATGTTCCTGCTTTGCGCGGGCTATGTGTTCGGCTGCGCCTTCCGCTCGGTGTTGCCGCGCGCCGACGTACAGCGCATCTGCCTGTTCGACACGTGGCTGTCGAGTGTTTTCATCGGCCGCACG
Encoded proteins:
- a CDS encoding serine hydrolase, giving the protein MIAQMRDIVAAELAPTATPDHPGGLAAALYAGRHIEFFTYGFADDATRRPVTPDTLFNLASLRKPFEATLVALGTLRGELRLDDPLPKYLPELDGDYIRRVTVGELATHTSGLLLPTDHPPWPNESYSQAQFIAMLNAFAPPAGVAPGKQRIYSHAGYVLLQLVLEGCYRAPVARLIESRILTPLGMHATSIPERGPDNRAIMDDAAMRRVVQGYSDQGTAIGPVGNQQSYFDFPGTGQMFSSARELATFVAANADGRSIDPHLREALRMTQHESFHVDQKFEQATFGQAMAWETVHLPGVTVVDKPGGLNNASGYIGLVPAHRIGIVLLANRGEYPHEIARYKILPALARLLALHGA
- a CDS encoding metalloregulator ArsR/SmtB family transcription factor, which codes for MANQLPQLDQVFAALADPTRRAIVMRLCAGEASVGELAEPFEMALPSFMKHIHVLELSGLVQSEKSGRVRTCRLSPEALVGAEDWFQHQRAIWEARLDRFEAYVLKLKQERAAAKRPSKRSDETTEKTTNKPSKRKGTE
- a CDS encoding SRPBCC family protein; amino-acid sequence: MLNAALSQWSMDREIVMSRVIDAPRDLVFEAWSDPKHLPQWFGPKGFKIETFEIDVRVGGVWRFNMIGPDGTVYPNRMRFLRIERPSFMEMYHGDDQDDDPGMFRFTITFAEQANGKTVLMMRQLAASTEQRDGMIGFGAVEYGYQTLDKLAAYVGGLKK